A single region of the Theileria annulata chromosome 4, complete sequence, *** SEQUENCING IN PROGRESS *** genome encodes:
- a CDS encoding translation elongation factor, putative (Tap349h10.p1c.C.cand.145 - score = 26.88;~Apicoplast targetting peptide predicted by the PlasmoAP tool;~Signal peptide predicted for TA07465 by SignalP 2.0 HMM (Signal peptide probability 0.993, signal anchor probability 0.000) with cleavage site probability 0.450 between residues 17 and 18) yields MLFFTLIFIFLLHITKSNSFSFSHKTHFQPFNYRNHSINSNTANGVNVNTSENDVVEGIESERSKKIKLLRSSTGRGAQECYKALIKANGDVKLASQIILNTLNEHKDNSNNGGEIVMLLEGTIALSCTDKVCCMVDVRCDTDFVAKNKLFTSFAKSFCNSSLHSFLQHSNTGTAQTFDDFRNEILNNPCLRCGKTVGETGKFVKGALRESISVARISFLESDPGDFFVSYIHSSLDPKFSPSYSGTAGSILSFQIGDYNSFYNYYNEADTSGLSIDGEHGEDGQMGLNCCLEGKECIYSDVKNITEFNRDLETDELKIFLREIAIHAVAEKPKEIDIERFDSGGSVEMERELESLISSGKSKEIAERILKGKLRKKYGQDVLMEQVTPYLIYIVWTFGDGNESVSEVIEKMSKKVSREIKLKKYISYAISDDLINYKHPQNCTFYNTNIAF; encoded by the exons ATGCTATTTTTCACTTTAATTTTCATCTTTTTACTTCATATCACAAAGTCAAACTCCTTTTCGTTTTCTCACAAAACTCACTTCCAACCCTTTAATTATCGCAACCACTCCATTAACAGTAACACTGCAAATGGAGTTAATGTAAATACAAGTGAGAATGATGTGGTAGAAGGTATTGAATCTGAGCGGTCAAAGAAGATAAAGTTGTTGAGATCCTCAACTGGGAGAGGTGCTCAGGAGTGTTATAAGGCCTTAATTAAGGCCAATGGTGATGTTAAACTGGCTTCTCAAATCATTTTAAACACCCTCAACGAACATAAAGATAACTCAAACAATG GCGGTGAGATAGTGATGTTGTTGGAAGGAACAATAGCGTTGAGTTGCACCGATAAAGTTTGCTGTATGGTTGACGTGAGATGTGACACTGATTTTGTAGCCAAAAATAAACTCTTTACCTCATTTGCAAAGTCATTTTGCAACTCCTCTCTGCATTCTTTTCTTCAACATTCTAATACTGGGACTGCTCAGACATTCGATGATTTCCGGAATGAGATACTAAATAACCCATGTTTAAGGTGTGGTAAGACTGTTGGCGAGACTGGCAAGTTTGTTAAAGGCGCTTTAAGGGAATCGATTTCAGTGGCAAGAATATCATTTCTGGAGTCAGATCCTGGGGATTTCTTCGTTTCATATATCCACTCTTCTCTAGATCCTAAATTTTCACCTTCTTACTCAGGCACTGCCGGttcaattttatctttCCAAATCGGTGattataattcattttacaattattacaatGAGGCAGATACCAGTGGGCTAAGTATAGATGGTGAGCATGGTGAAGATGGACAAATGGGCTTGAATTGTTGTTTGGAAGGCAAGGAGTGTATATATTCCGATGTGAAGAATATTACAGAGTTTAATAGGGATTTGGAAACTGATGaacttaaaatttttcTGAGAGAAATTGCCATTCATGCGGTCGCCGAGAAACCCAAGGAAATT GATATTGAGAGATTCGATAGTGGAGGTAGTGTTGAGATGGAGAGGGAATTGGAAAGTTTAATATCTTCTGGAAAATCAAAAGAAATTGCTGAACGTATTCTTAAAGGGAAATTACGTAAAAAATACGGTCAAGATGTTCTAATGGAACAAGTTACACCTtacttaatatatata GTATGGACATTTGGAGATGGGAATGAGTCGGTTTCTGAAGTGATTGAGAAAATGAGTAAAAAAGTATCAagagaaataaaattaaagaaataCATTTCCTACGCAATTTCTGATgatttgattaattataaacatCCTCAAAATTGTACTTTCTACAATACTAATATCGCTTTCTAA
- a CDS encoding uncharacterized protein (Tap349h10.p1c.cand.82 - score = 13.56;~2 probable transmembrane helices predicted for TA07470 by TMHMM2.0 at aa 13-32 and 177-194;~Signal peptide predicted for TA07470 by SignalP 2.0 HMM (Signal peptide probability 0.788, signal anchor probability 0.185) with cleavage site probability 0.566 between residues 27 and 28): MLISLQISKMLKLVFLSIISTFLGVYCHNVLTCSQPLRPGLSQSILYSRRIVGEISPGELDRVLNTVPPLDHVILFYINLNQDCRNFFPLYSQLYHDLLSEGWKVKFVKFNCQGVDRRLKMCRDYNINVVPTIAYVSSYPLQRWNIPPKSYLRRLLRLLFHDNHSDILLQNATKSPLFILHTRVFILFTYIFWYKLKIYVCYRYKGDIFAYDQLRDWVLLMYNISSLNRKIGTPESLVNFLKETLNSFITFFKK; encoded by the exons atgttaatttcATTACAAAT TTCAAAAATGCTCAAACTGGTCTTTTTGTCCATTATTTCAACCTTCC TAGGTGTGTACTGTCATAACGTATTGACTTGTTCTCAGCCTCTAAGGCCTGGGCTTTCACAATCTATTTTATATAGCCGAAGAATTGTAGGAGAAATATCACCTGGAGAACTTGACCGAGTTTTGAATACAGTTCCTCCTCTAGATCACGTCATTTTATTCTACATTAACTTAAATCAAGATTGCAG GAATTTTTTCCCTTTATATTCTCAGCTATATCATGATTTACTAAGTGAGGGCTGGAAGGTTAAGTTTGTCAAGTTTAACTGTCAGGGTGTGGACCGCCGTCTTAAAATGTGCAGGGATTACAACATTAACGTTGTACCCACCATCGCATACGTTTCAAGTTATCCCCTTCAGAGGTGGAATATCCCCCCAAAATCCTATTTAAGAAGGTTACTCAGACTATTATTCCACGATAACCACTCTGATATCTTACTACAAAATGCTACCAAGTCtccattatttattttacacactagagtatttatattatttacgTATATTTTCTGGTATAAACTTAAAATATATGTTTGTTATAGGTATAAAGGAGATATATTTGCCTATGATCAGTTGAGGGATTGGGTGTTGTTGATGTATAACATTTCGTCATTGAATCGGAAAATTGGAACACCTGAAAGTCTCGTCAACTTCCTCAAAGAAACTTTGAATAGTTTCATTACattctttaaaaaatga
- a CDS encoding SfiI-subtelomeric fragment related protein family member, putative (Tap349h10.p1c.C.cand.144 - score = 38.00), with the protein MFDESLLNYNRAYFKYDLDYFEPEPVELNINHESSASEFRYYEEFDTGHYMCRENYAFNKVMGFVSEGFERRLSNNRRIIAGERQVIWSTSEVTHYARHITVKLNNIYKNNKSIILHLVNGDVKRLSLINGKWVENSRTELDITKGCETKRYKISGEGRIINFQTCDGYVFNRIVQSQSVFFDNKMTICEAENGLECSKSVSMFSGDKGSKYLAVLMVNNDYQLFYKANDKKGWKNITRKRLTRNIFRRHKIEKTILKNLEGGFYETAIYDMYYIVRLLRNNKGRIGFYIYQDQVNCDYYYTNLMTNRVVVTHNGMFLEVDPKKNIYTNRNYDLEFYNESDYDKSVSPDSGNDRLFDPFFCYKNNSFKTKSVAITDVQKRFFNESKPQKHNNLIPKLENIAIKPQQNNKNINLDNLDLSSNSDELSSNNDEIDLEELRGITLDIRNKEGVNYYCYRDDEYVQFDCKNGFKFDRVILCGSLYTDTKIIWEQNDPTEIVRHVSLLDGTVKYVIIFSSYYRYKLFKCSSDRSWENISENVIKMSKFTFYDHCDRRVDPSELSVDFFKFQFELKINCNKVVYDETKICESGEVNHKLRTMVVKLLENRVDLFYTEKLVKRLLIKDNKVQISIHNVCDHHSFHKPTLKQSNPITS; encoded by the coding sequence ATGTTTGACGAGAGCCTTTTGAACTATAACAGAGCGTATTTTAAGTATGATCTTGATTATTTTGAACCCGAACCGGTGGAATTGAATATCAACCACGAGAGTTCAGCTTCAGAGTTCAGGTATTACGAGGAGTTTGACACGGGTCACTACATGTGTAGGGAAAATTATGCCTTCAACAAGGTTATGGGATTTGTGAGTGAAGGTTTTGAACGCAGACTATCAAACAACAGAAGAATTATCGCAGGTGAACGACAGGTGATTTGGAGCACCTCTGAAGTGACCCACTACGCACGTCACATTACAGTTAAACTCAACAACATTTACAAGAATAACAAAAGTATCATTTTGCATTTAGTAAATGGAGATGTAAAGAGACTCAGTTTGATAAATGGTAAGTGGGTTGAAAATAGCAGAACTGAGTTGGATATTACCAAGGGATGTGAAACTAAAAGGTACAAAATATCAGGCGAGGGAAGgattataaattttcagaCGTGCGACGGCTATGTGTTTAATAGAATAGTTCAATCTCAATCGGTATTTTTCGACAATAAAATGACCATTTGTGAGGCTGAGAATGGCTTGGAATGCTCAAAATCTGTTTCAATGTTTTCAGGAGATAAGGGTTCCAAATATCTCGCAGTGCTAATGGTCAATAATGACTACCAACTGTTTTACAAGGCGAATGATAAGAAGGGCTGGAAAAACATAACGCGAAAGAGGCTCACAAGGAACATTTTTAGGAGacataaaattgaaaaaacaATACTAAAAAACTTGGAGGGTGGATTTTATGAAACCGCCATCTATGAtatgtattatatagtaAGACTTTTGAGGAATAATAAGGGGAGAATTGGGTTTTATATTTACCAAGACCAAGTTAATTGTGACTACTATTACACAAACCTCATGACAAATCGGGTCGTTGTTACTCACAACGGCATGTTTTTGGAAGTTGATCCCAAGAAGAACATTTACACCAATAGGAATTATGATTTGGAATTCTACAATGAATCTGACTATGATAAGAGTGTCAGTCCCGACTCTGGCAATGACCGCCTTTTTGACCCATTTTTTTGTTACAAAAACAACAGTTTCAAGACCAAATCTGTAGCCATCACAGATGTTCAAAAGCGCTTTTTCAATGAATCCAAACCACAAAAACATAACAATTTAATCCCCaaacttgaaaatattGCAATAAAACCTcaacaaaataataaaaacatCAACCTGGACAACTTGGATCTTAGTAGTAATAGTGATGAACTGAGTAGTAACAATGATGAAATCGATTTGGAGGAGTTGAGGGGAATAACGTTGGATATAAGAAACAAAGAGggtgtaaattattactgCTATAGGGATGATGAGTATGTGCAGTTTGACTGTAAAAACGGCTTCAAATTTGACAGAGTGATTTTGTGTGGGAGTTTATACACTGACACTAAGATCATTTGGGAGCAAAATGACCCGACTGAAATAGTTAGACATGTGTCACTTTTAGATGGAACTGTTAAATATGtgattatattttcaagCTATTACAGATATAAGTTATTCAAGTGCTCATCTGATAGGAGTTGGGAAAACATAAGCGAAAATGTGATTAAAATGAGTAAATTTACCTTTTACGACCACTGTGACAGGAGAGTTGACCCTTCAGAGCTCTCTGTGGATTTCTTCAAATTCCAATTTGaacttaaaattaactgCAATAAAGTAGTCTACGACGAGACTAAAATCTGCGAATCTGGGGAGGTGAACCATAAACTCAGGACAATGGTAGTCAAACTTCTGGAAAACAGAGTTGACCTATTCTACACTGAGAAATTAGTAAAACGGTTACTAattaaagataataaaGTACAAATCTCAATTCATAATGTCTGTGATCATCATTCTTTCCATAAACCTACACTTAAACAATCTAATCCCATTACcagttaa
- a CDS encoding uncharacterized protein (Tap349h10.p1c.C.cand.143 - score = 21.25;~8 probable transmembrane helices predicted for TA07480 by TMHMM2.0 at aa 21-40, 113-135, 147-169, 211-233, 240-262, 370-392, 399-421 and 464-486;~Signal peptide predicted for TA07480 by SignalP 2.0 HMM (Signal peptide probability 0.981, signal anchor probability 0.002) with cleavage site probability 0.547 between residues 37 and 38;~GPI-Anchor Signal predicted for TA07480 by DGPI v2.04 with cleavage site probability 0.103199996 near 452) has protein sequence MKLDGSKKSKIWGFLKRPKAYSVALLLSRLILSVCQSAVSLDTWTKFAKLSRVTDDIDMALETLEEYTGDLNWVPVPDKPTNGPELYGLNRLFNLYLIRLSHYFHGRITTFLVYFPSFIFGVLLLLTLFDISAIIWRRGRVKLPKFYLLLRFILYCVLFLLVFSQFMFLLYYNNSLCSMEGLYPFLFVDSGDENARVEFLRKGSCGFSHKLILTYVMSFLTLLPDAFLILISILPAFRSYSLLNGMKYFGSFFLFVTVFIALDTRRFVSLGQSAKILDFAAEKYNEQAIQAGRYGSVIKLLNKSKSTKMVNMKDVITFRVFASLKEHLSGPLVEAKFRLQDSKLGSVRNLVHFNFAKQLYAQSKHSSFYFYSAGLYISVMTIIDAIVGTVLIVKRHKFLLPIVVIVNFFYFFINVVHCIMLQFPMELSNLFCKVTQYTTDEHGILFETLALSNLTCNVKYIYNCTFALVIFLAVLGFANVVNLYFIHKAH, from the coding sequence atgaaaCTTGATGGTTCAAAAAAGAGTAAAATTTGGGGTTTTTTAAAGCGCCCCAAAGCATATTCAGTAGCACTGCTGCTGAGTAGGCTGATCTTATCGGTATGCCAATCAGCCGTTTCATTGGACACTTGGACAAAATTCGCAAAGCTCTCGCGTGTTACAGATGATATTGATATGGCACTAGAGACTTTAGAGGAGTATACAGGAGATTTGAATTGGGTTCCAGTCCCCGATAAACCAACAAACGGACCTGAGCTGTATGGACTTAATAGGCTATTTAACTTGTATTTGATAAGACTGTCACATTATTTTCATGGACGAATTACAACTTTTTTGGTGTACTTTCCTTCATTTATCTTTGGAGTTCTTTTGCTCTTGACATTGTTTGACATTTCTGCAATAATTTGGCGGAGAGGAAGGGTAAAATTGCCCAAGTTTTACCTGCTTTTAAGGTTTATTTTGTACTGTGTACTATTTCTCCTTGTGTTCTCCCAGTTCATGTTCCTGTTGTACTATAATAATTCGCTGTGCTCGATGGAGGGATTGTATCCATTTCTGTTTGTAGATTCGGGAGATGAAAACGCCAGAGTTGAGTTTCTACGCAAGGGTTCATGCGGTTTCTCCCACAAGTTGATATTGACATATGTGATGTCATTTTTAACTCTGCTGCCAGACGCATTTTTGATACTTATTTCAATTCTGCCAGCATTTAGAAGTTATTCACTTCTGAATGGCATGAAGTACTTTGGGTCATTTTTCCTATTTGTAACGGTATTTATAGCTCTGGACACGAGAAGGTTCGTATCTCTGGGCCAGAGCgctaaaattttagatttcGCGGCTGAAAAGTATAATGAACAAGCCATTCAAGCAGGTAGATATGGGTCAGTCATCAAACTACTAAACAAGTCAAAGTCGACGAAAATGGTTAATATGAAAGATGTGATTACATTTAGAGTATTTGCTTCATTGAAGGAACATTTATCTGGACCATTAGTTGAAGCTAAATTTAGACTTCAAGATAGTAAATTGGGATCTGTGAGAAATTTGGTACACTTCAATTTTGCTAAGCAGTTGTACGCTCAATCCAAACATTCAAGTTTTTACTTTTACTCTGCAGGACTGTACATTAGTGTAATGACAATAATTGACGCTATCGTAGGTACCGTGTTGATAGTCAAGCGGCACAAATTTCTACTTCCAATTGTTGTAATTGTGAACTTTTTCTACTTTTTCATCAACGTGGTTCATTGTATCATGTTACAGTTTCCCATGGAACTTTCAAACCTCTTCTGCAAGGTAACCCAGTACACCACCGATGAACACGGAATACTCTTTGAAACACTCGCACTCTCTAACCTAACATGCAATGTCAAATACATCTACAACTGCACATTCGCACTCGTTATCTTCCTCGCCGTACTCGGATTCGCAAATGTAGTTAATTTGTACTTTATACACAAAGcacattaa
- a CDS encoding uncharacterized protein (Tap349h10.p1c.cand.83 - score = 16.77), with protein sequence MTSGFDKFVEDVDDSLCSVCFDVLEEELNDKTPVTRDCLSKLTSQGAKCPLFVTWNLKNGDDEELRGCIGTLEPTSLNNLKRYARMSAFQDSRFPPVRSSEIKHLVCKLSLLHSYEECKDYLDWEVGKHGLVVEFDYNGFSYSATYLPEVALEHNMSKEYAVEQLVITNYVIIYYRYRLGKVVIEVELQKIFYQSLGYS encoded by the exons ATGACAAGCGGCTTTGATAAGTTTGTTGAGGATGTTGATGATTCTCTTTGTTCCGTTTGTTTTGACGTTTTAGAGGAGGAACTAAAT GATAAAACTCCTGTAACTCGAGACTGTCTTTCAAAGCTAACTTCTCAAGGCGCCAAGTGTCCTCTTTTCGTGACTTGGAATCTTAAAAATGG TGATGACGAAGAATTGAGAGGCTGTATTGGTACTCTTGAACCTACCAGTTTAAATAACCTTA AGAGATATGCTAGGATGAGTGCGTTTCAGGATTCAAGGTTTCCTCCAGTTCGTTCAAGTGAAATTAAACATTTAGTTTGTAAACTTTCATTATTACATTCTTACGAG GAATGCAAAGATTATCTTGATTGGGAAGTTGGTAAACATGGCCTCGTTGTAGAATTTGATTATAATGGATTCAG TTATTCTGCTACTTATTTACCTGAAGTCGCACTTGAACATAACATGTCCAAAGAATACGCCGTGGAACAATTGGTAATAACTAACTAcgtaataatatattatcgATATAGATTAGGAAAAGTGGTTATAGAGGTCGAGTTACAGAAGATCTTTTATCAAAGCTTAGGGTACAGTTGA
- a CDS encoding uncharacterized protein (Tap349h10.p1c.C.cand.142 - score = 60.16) encodes MSKMEMDKYEIMYTPKNKIEMMKGMSSETCYASSDSSFSDTNSAETISLDSSSSFSSQIITNCESSSSIANSIQTTETGPNALTIENKTGLLTTEQKCDSKLTVEKVVKELFEVFEQVILQAYKCKYVQFIYFFIASFDVKWLRMFLQRLFGIVYDNSQHVIKRRTAASYISSLICRAKYVPQNFITSTLTHFFTLLSPFNQFISKSGDSNLITNTTGIDRTISGTVSTNTSSTVNGIITNGKVVTKKLSLFYSILQDILYIICYHTDVISRSESCVSFIENSETGLMAYLTSYLDPLAYCKRSVISEAIKSTSYYSNLACLHKFLKSKSYLLDNSKESEQFKWSFYSPIDSFFPFDPYLLHHSRFYISDKYNSKPHVPESAMLEDQTRVDSVVTTQQNKVVDEVVDAIKSDKNLVEDDLKRMSRCLDDSLGFSSISRALKAKLDILKRNFSADTTQIEADYDFWNYENTIKLLEDTDNPATISMDQDEMRLCEELGIEVMEDRKHGLLELLTSSSAYKSAITNSKRAKLCQTN; translated from the exons ATGAGTAAAATGGAAATGGACAAATATGAGATAATGTATACACCAAAGAATAAAATAGAAATGATGAAGGGAATGTCCAGCGAAACTTGTTATGCAAGTAGTGACTCAAGTTTTTCAGATACCAATTCGGCAGAAACTATATCACTTGACTCCAGTAGTTCATTCTCAAGTCaaattataacaaattGCGAATCGAGTTCTAGCATAGCAAATTCGATACAAACTACTGAAACCGGACCAAATGCATTGACTATTGAGAACAAAACTGGTTTACTAACAACTGAGCAGAAATGTGATAGCAAATTGACGGTGGAAAAGGTGGTTAAGGAACTATTTGAAGTATTCGAACAAGTAATACTTCAGGCCTACAAGTGTAAATACGTCCAGTTTATATACTTTTTCATAGCGTCATTTGATGTTAAATGGCTCAGGATGTTCCTACAGAGACTCTTTGGTATAGTTTATGACAACTCTCAACATGTAATCAAACGTAGAACCGCAGCCTCTTACATCTCATCACTCATATGTAGAGCTAAATACGTTCCCCAGAATTTTATCACTTCAACCCTAACGCACTTTTTCACACTCCTCTCACCATTCAATCAATTCATATCCAAAAGTGGTGATAGTAATCTTATCACTAACACTACTGGTATTGACAGAACCATTTCTGGTACTGTTAGTACTAACACAAGTAGCACCGTAAATGGAATTATCACGAATGGTAAGGTGGTAACAAAGAAACTGAGTTTgttttattcaatattgCAGGAcatattgtatataatttgttatcATACGGATGTGATATCGAGATCAGAGTCATGTGTGTCGTTTATTGAGAATAGCGAGACTGGGTTAATGGCGTATCTAACATCATATTTGGACCCGTTGGCATACTGCAAGAGGTCAGTAATATCAGAAGCAATCAAGTCAACATCGTATTACTCAAATCTGGCCTGTTTGCACAAGTTCCTCAAGTCGAAAAGCTATTTGCTGGATAATTCTAAAGAGTCTGAGCAGTTCAAGTGGTCGTTCTATAGTCCAATCGACTCCTTCTTTCCCTTTGACCCATATCTACTACACCACTCCAGGTTTTATATCAGCGATAAATACAACTCCAAGCCCCATGTGCCAGAATCAGCGATGTTAGAGGACCAGACCAGAGTGGATTCAGTGGTAACAACACAACAGAATAAAGTGGTCGATGAAGTTGTGGACGCAATCAAGAGTGATAAGAATCTCGTGGAGGATGACTTGAAACGTATGTCAAGATGCCTTGATGATTCACTTGGATTCTCCTCAATTTCAAGAGCTCTGAAGGCTAAGCTGGATATACTGAAACGAAATTTCAGTGCCGATACTACCCAAATTGAGGCCGACTATGATTTCTGGAACTACGAAAACACCATTAAACTGCTGGAAGATACAGATAATCCAGCCACAATCTCAATGGATCAA GATGAAATGAGATTATGTGAGGAGTTGGGAATAGAAGTGATGGAAGATAGGAAGCATGGTCTTTTGGAATTATTGACTTCATCAAGTGCATACAAATCTGCCATTACAAATTCCAAAAGAGCAAAATTATGTCAAACCAATTAA
- a CDS encoding uncharacterized protein (Tap349h10.p1c.C.cand.142 - score = 60.16), with protein sequence MKKLMGFNFPGDFNLTNSPIRLESNQQIITDLSDLVSSSPLDNDNLLLFVELLVNRFDWIGADLEDIDKCKNVVLDLVSLDGSCVDWLVKRLITNFKSSNKKHLKVDLCSREFESIHELKKHVRTILTTSKDDEELKGDNHKLLYELLGYHSSVQLKERVVAIFPSTHKNPAFKGLRCFFYRDKSGSVDFFSYARCCDNVKTRGQILREHLCDLLVDICKLSPSTLGSISDTLDILYPHHNVQIEHHISFTKAMLYIANRLPMIRTSLYRILINKLTVIDSEIRLADPNVVDVEKVENLRSEKLKELANQLLKGQSNSTQFKKTEDPNWFRDIYDKLRTEEDCDDMSQKLDFLMALVFEDLHLLLNMCNKYTSASINNTNSTGISNPKNNLQQQPMQINGTFKSKNSQDSFLVTLDTQSGSSQHNITRNLSLILVTSS encoded by the exons ATGAAGAAGTTAATGGGCTTCAATTTTCCGGGAGATTTCAACCTCACCAACTCACCAATACGTCTAGAGTCTAATCAACAAATCATCAC GGATTTGAGTGATTTAGTATCATCGAGTCCATTggataatgataatttgtTGTTGTTTGTCGAGTTGCTGGTGAATAGATTTGACTGGATAGGAGCTGATTTGGAAGACATTGACAAATGTAAGAACGTAGTGTTGGACCTGGTATCACTGGACGGAAGTTGCGTAGACTGGCTCGTAAAACGTCTAATAACAAACTTTAAATCAAGTAATAAGAAACACTTGAAGGTTGATTTGTGTTCCCGTGAATTCGAGAGCATACATGAGCTTAAGAAACACGTGAGAACGATTTTGACCACAAGTAAAGATGATGAGGAACTGAAAGGAGATAACCATAAACTATTATATGAGTTGTTGGGATATCACTCAAGTGTTCAACTGAAGGAACGAGTGGTTGCAATATTCCCGTCGACACATAAAAACCCGGCGTTCAAAGGTCTACGATGTTTCTTTTACAGAGATAAAAGTGGTTCAGTTGATTTTTTCAGTTACGCACGCTGTTGTGACAATGTCAAGACAAGAGGTCAAATTTTACGGGAACACCTATGTGACTTGTTGGTTGATATTTGCAAATTAAGCCCGAGCACCTTGGGCTCAATTTCTGATACTCTGGACATACTTTACCCACATCATAATGTGCAAATTGAACATCACATTTCATTCACAAAGGCGATGCTATATATAGCCAACCGGCTACCAATGATCAGAACCTCACTTTACagaattttgataaataagTTGACGGTAATTGATTCTGAGATCAGACTCGCAGATCCCAACGTAGTTGACGTGGAGAAAGTTGAGAATCTACGTTCAGAAAAGCTAAAGGAGCTGGCAAATCAACTTCTAAAAGGTCAATCTAACTCAACtcaatttaaaaaaacagAAGACCCGAATTGGTTTAGAGACATTTATGATAAGCTCAGGACAGAGGAGGACTGTGATGACATGTCACAGAAACTTGATTTCCTCATGGCACTAGTGTTTGAGGACCTTCACTTGTTACTGAACATGTGCAATAAATATACCTCAGCCAGTATAAACAATACCAACAGTACAGGAATAAGCAATCCCAAAAACAACTTACAACAACAGCCCATGCAAATTAATGGTACATTCAAGTCTAAAAATTCTCAAGATAGTTTCCTAGTGACACTCGACACACAATCCGGGTCATCACAACACAACATTACACGTAATctatcattaatattagttaccagtagttaa